The Bradyrhizobium betae genomic interval AGGTCGCAGGGCTCACGCCCGCCGGCGACACCTGGGCCTACGTGCTCGGCCATCTCACCTGGGTACCCTCCGAGACCGGCGCGAGCTACGGCGATCTCGATCCCGACTATCTCACCGCGAGCTACCGGGTCTATCTGAACGAAGCCGACGCCAAACGCGTGTTCGCCTATATCAAGAAATTGCAGGCGAGCTCGCCGGTCTGGAACGCCGAGACCACCAACTGCACCGGCTTCATCGGCGACATCGCCGAGTACATGGGATTGAAGGTCCCCTACCGCTGGCAGCGCCCGGAAAACTTCGTCAACAGCCTCAAGGACATGAACGGTGGCCGCCAGTTGGTGCGGCTGACGTCGGAGTAGCCGGCTACGAGATATTGCGTTGCCCGACGGGCAAAACACCCAAGCGATCGGTCAACGCGCGTCGGCAAAAATATTCCGCTTTACCGAAATTCGGAAACAGCGTATCCATCGCCTCGACCCGGCCCAACGAAGAGGGGCGTATCGCGATCGTCACGAACGCGGGCCGGACGGCGGTGGACGTGGGCCACATCGGTGCGACGGTGATCGCAGGGCGGGAAACCGTGAGCGAGGCACATCGCACGTACGACCGGTGTGATCTGCGTACGGCAAAATCGTGTGGTCCTGGCGCCCGCAGGCTGGCGTCAAGCGTTGCGGTGATGTGGCGGCCCGACCGGGCGCGCGCATCGTCAGTCGCAAGGCGACGGGGGCAAGAGTGCATCGCTCCCCGGGGAGAGCGCGACATAAGCCGTAAAGCCACTGCGCAGGGAAGGCCGGATGTTTTGGCTACGCCTGTATGCCGCTGTGCAAATTTCTCACCGCAACTCCGCACAGTGGACCGCGGGTGCCAGCCGGCACCCGGTCTTCCCTGCGCCCTCTTTCATTGGGGGTGAGCCGACCAGGCAAAGCTCGGGCGTATCAGCCGCGAGGATGCGAAGGTGTGTCTTGCGAGGATGCGAGTTCGGTATTGCAGCGAGCCTAGCCTATGACCATCACCCTGAGGTGCGCGCCCTGTGGCGCAATTGCGCCGCAGGGCAAGCCTCGAAGGGCGACAGCCCGGCTCTCGCAGCGCGGCCGTTCATCCTTCGAGGCTCCCTGCCCGGTGCTACGCACCGCGCAGCTCGCCCCTCAGCGACTGTGTTCGAAGTCAAGCGTTTTGCCATGGTCTATTGTCTCTGATGATGGCGTTGAGGGTGATGAGAAGCTTCCGGGCGACTGCCACCAGAGCAACCATCTTCGGCTTTCCGGCGCTGAGGAGGCGCTGGTAGAAAGTCTTGAGGGCGAGGTTGCAGCGGCTCGCCACCAAGGCGGCCATGTGGAGGACTGTGCGAACGCTGGCTCGGCCGCCGCCGATCATGCTCTTGCCTCGCCAGCGGCCTGATTGCCGGGTGTAAGGCGCAAGGCCGGCGAGGCTGGCGATTTCCCGACGGCTCAACCGGCCAAGTTCAGGCAGCTCGGCGAGCAGAGTTCTGGCGACGATGTTTCCTATCCCAGGCACCGAGGCGAGAAGATCCTCCTTGGCGCGCCAGACCGGCGAGCCACGAACCATGGTCTCGATGTCTCGGTCGATGGCATCGAGCTCCTTCTGCAGCATGGCGATGTGACGCTGCAGACCTTTGCGGATCCGGACATTGCTTGCCCGTTTCTCACGCTGGCCTTCCGCGGTCTTCATCTCGATGATCTGCCGGCGGCGACTGACCATTTCGGCCAGCAGGCGCGCTTCCTGGTCAGGCAGCTCGCGCGGCTCCGGCCGGAGCGCATCCGCGAAGTGAGCAATCACGGCAGCGTCGATCGGATCGGTCTTCGCCCGTTTGCCGGCCGCCTGGGCGAAGTTGCGGATTTGGGCAGGATTGACCACCGCCAGCGGGATTGAAGCGCCGGCAACGGCCGCAGCCACAATGGTTTCGAAACCTCCGGTCGCCTCCACCGCGACCAAAGTGGGTTTCAGCTCTAACAGCCGTTCGACGAGGCTCTCGAGCCCTTTGCCGTCTCGCGTGACAGCGAACATTTCTCCGCTCGGACGTACGTGAACGTCCAGGCGGTCCTTGGAGACATCGATTCCCACGAATGACAATTCCATCGGCACCCCTCCTTGCGCAACCGGGCTCGCCAGGCGGCCCACGCGACTGTTCGGGTTCAACGGACTTGCAGATGGGGAGCCGAGCTGAGGGACGGGCTTTGCGGCCCTAGAATGAGACGGTCTCCCATCTGCAGCCGAACGGCCAAGCCTAGATCGCCGACCGGTCTTTGGCGAGTTACAAGGATGACGGATTGAAAACCCAATTATCCGCCCTGCGGAATCACCCTCGTCTCCCGCATGATCGCCCCGCCCCCACCGCGCACCCCCGCAATAGACATTTCCCGACCCCGGCGGCATCCTCCCGCCATCAACCGATAACAGAGCGCCACACAGGCGGGGGAAACAGATCATGTTGCAGACACGGTTCACCAGGCTCGTCGGCGTCGAGCACCCGATCGTCCAGGGCGGCATGCAATGGGTTGGACGCGCCGAACTGGTCGCCGCCGTTGCCAATGCCGGCGCGCTCGGCTTCATCACGGCGCTGACCCAGCCGACCCCGGAGGATCTGAGGAAGGAGATCGCGCGCTGCCGCGACCTCACCGACAAGCCGTTCGGCGTCAACCTCACCATCCTGCCCGCGATCAAGCCGCCGCCCTATGCCGAGTACCGCGCCGCCATCATCGAGAGCGGCATCACCGTGGTCGAGACCGCCGGCAACAAGCCGCAGGAGCACGTCGACGAGTTCAAAAAGCACGGCGTCAAGGTGGTGCACAAATGCACCAGCGTCCGCCACGCCCTCTCGGCCGAGCGCATGGGCGTCGACGCCATCTCGATCGACGGCTTCGAGTGCGCCGGCCACCCCGGCGAGGACGACACCCCCGGCCTGATCCTGATCCCGGCTGCCGCCAACAAGATCAAGATCCCGATGATCGCCTCGGGCGGCTTCGCCGACGCCCGCGGCCTGGTCGCCGCGCTGGCGCTGGGGGCCGAGGGCATCAACATGGGCACCCGCTTCATGGCGACCAAGGAAAGCCCGATCCACCAGCTCATCAAGGAGAAGATCGTCGCCAACGACGAGCGCGACACCGAGCTGATCTTCCGCACCATGCGCAACACCTCGCGCGTCGCCAGGAACGCGATCTCGACCAAGGTCGTCGCGATGGAAAAGGAGGGCGCCAAGTTCGAGGACATCCGCGAGCTCGTTGCGGGTGCCCGCGGCAAGATGGTCTATGCCACAGGCGATTCCGACGAAGGCATCTGGTCGGCCGGACAGGTGCAGGGCCTGATCCAGGACATCCCGAGCTGCGCCGAGCTCGTCTCCCGCATCGTGCGCGAGGCGGAGGCCATCATCCGCGGTCGACTCGAAGGCATGATCGTTCATCCGACGGCGCAAGCTGCCGAATAATCACTGCAAGAAGCGAGAGTAATTCATGAAGGCTTATGTCTACGGCGCTGATGGCGCTCGGATTTCCGACGTCGCTCAACCAAAACCTAAAGGCACCCAAGTGCTGGTGCGCGTCCGTGCCTGCGGGCTGAACCGCGCCGACACCGGCATGCGCAAGGGCCACGCCCATGGCGCGGCCGGCGGCGTCGGCACCGTGCTCGGCATGGAATGGGCCGGCGAAGTTGCCGAACTCGGACCCGATGCGAAGGGCGTGAAGGTCGGCGACCGCATCATGGGCTCGGGCGGCGCGGCGTTCGCGGAGTATACGCTGGCCGATCACGGCCGGCTGTTCCGCGCCCCCTCGAACATGAATTTCGAGGAAGCCGCCACCCTCCCCGTCGCGCTCGCGACCATGCATAACGCCGTCGTCACCGTCGGCGGCGTGCAGCCGGGCCAGAGCGTGCTGATCCAGGGCGCCAGCTCCGGCGTCGGCCTGATGGCGATGCAGATCGCCAAGCTCAAGGGCGCAAAGCTCGTCATCGGCTCCTCGACCGATGCCTATCGGCGCGACCGGCTGACCGACTACGGCGCCGATCTCGCGGTCGACTCTTCCGACCCCAAATGGGTCGACGAGGTCCTGAAGGCGACCGGCGGCGACGGCGTCGACCTCATCGTCGACCAGGTCTCGGGCCAGGTCGCCAACCAGAACCTCGCGGCAACGAAGATCCTGGGCCGCATCGTCAATGTCGGCCGGCTCGGCGGCACCCACGCCGACTTCAACTTCGACCTGCATGCCGCCCGCCGCATCAGCTATATCGGCGTCACCTTTCGCACCCGCACCATCGAGGAGGTCCGCGAGATCTTCGACGAGGTCAGGAAGGACATCTGGGGCGCGGTGGAGTCGCGCAAGCTGCAACTGCCGATCGACAAGGTCTACGCGTTCGACGACATCGACCAGGCCTTCGCCCACATGGAGGCGAACAAGCACCTGGGGAAGATCGTGGTGACGGTGTAGCAGCGGCGGAGGTCTCGTAGGGTGGGCAAAGCGCAGCGTGCCCACCATCTGTCAGCGATCGCGGAGAAATGGTGGGCACGGCGCTACGCGCCTTTGCCCACCCTACGAAGAAGAGGTGTCACTTCGCTCCTGCAACTCACTAGCGACTACGGCTGTGGATCATCGCTTGATGTTCGGCCATGGGCTGCTAAATCCCCCGCCATGACCTCCCAGCACAGCAAAACCTCGGTCGCCGCGATCTCGATCTTCGCCAGCGGCGGCATGGCCGCGGCCAAGTTCGCGGTCGGAATCGCGATCGGCTCGCTCGCGCTGATCTCCGAAGCCCTGCACTCCTCGATCGACCTGGTCGCGACCATCATCACCTGGGCCGTGGTGCGGGTGTCCGACAAGCCGGCGGACGACGAGCACCATTACGGCCACGGCAAGCTGGAGAGCATTTCCGCGCTCGGCGTCACCGCCCTGCTTTACGTGCTGGCCGGCGGCATCCTGGTGGAGTCCTATAGCCGCCTGCGGGAGGGAACCTCGCCGCCGACCATTTCGGCCGTGCCGTTCGTGGTGCTGGTGATCGACATCGTCGTCAATTTCTGGCGGGCCCGCGCGCTGCACCGCGCCGCGCGTGAGACCGGGAGCCAGGCGCTCGCGGCCGACGCGCTCCACTTCGCCTCCGATGTCATGGGCTCGTTCGCCGTGATCGCGGGCCTGATCCTCGCCGCCCTCGGCTTCTGGTGGGGCGACGCGGCCGCCGCCGCCGCGGTCGCCGTGATGATCGCCCTGCTCGGCCTGCGCATGGCCGGCTCGACCGTGCAGACGCTGGTCGATCGTGCGCCGGAAGGCGCGCATGAAAAGGCCACGGCCGCGATCCGCAGCGTTCCCGGCGTGATCGACGTCGAGCGGCTGCGGGTGCGCATGGTCGGGGCGACCACCTTCATCGACACCATCGCAAAGGTGCCGCGGACCTATCCGATCGACCGCGTCGAGGAGATCAAGCGCAAGGCGCAGGCCGCCGTCGAGACGGCATTCGGCGATACCGACCTTACCTTCACCGCGGTCCCCGTCGCGCGCGACAACGAGACCGTGCGCGACCGCATCATGGTGATCGCGCACAATTCGGGCCTCGCCGTCCACCACGTCACGGTCCACGAGCTGGGTACGACTCAAGACTTGGGCGCCAAGTTGATCGTCAGCATCGACCTCGAGGTCGACGCCCGGATGCAGCTCGACGCCGCCCATGAGGTCGCCAACACGCTGGAGCGGAACATCCAGGAGGAGTTCGGCGCGGACGTCGAGGTCGACGTCCACATCGAGCCGCTGGAACCGGAACTGCCGTTCGGGGTCGATGCCGCGTCGGAACGCGTGCAGACCATCGCGGCCGCGCTCACCGAATATGCCGCCGGCGGCGAGATCCACGACATTCATAACGTGCGCGTGCGCGACACCGAGGGCGGCGAGATCGTCAACTTCCACTGCCGCGCGGCGCCGTCGATGAGCGTGATCAAGGTGCACGAGCATGTCGACGCGATCGAGCGCGCGCTGCGCCGTGCCTTCCCGAGCGTGAAGCGCGTCATCAGCCACGCCGAGCCGCCGCGCGCGTGACGCGGAACGCGCGGGGAGTCGCGCGTTCTCGTTTCGGACTCATCGCGTACGTCGAACTACGGACGTAAAGCGCGCGAACTCTCCGTTGGATAAGAATAATTTCGCGTTAACGTTTCGTTGACTCTCGACAGCCTGCGCAAAGTGGATTCAAATCGCCTTGATTCGAAAGTGATGTGGGGCTGCTTTCGAATCGAGTCGCAGCAAGTTTCCCGGGGGCTAAAGGCATGGCGCGTGCAGACGCCGCGAACGCGTGCGTCCAATCCGATTCGATCAAGGGATTGGCGCAATCGATCGCGAAACCTGCCTATCATCGGCTCCTGATCGCGGAGCCGGCGCTGCGCCGCGCCGTGCCGACGCTCATCATCGCGTTCCTGATCACGATCTGCCTCGGTGCATTCGTGCAAGTCGTCGATCAGACGCGCCAGAAGCGGCTGGTGATCCGCCACGACATCTCGGCCCTGGCTGACCTGCTCGCCGAGCGCCTCGACCGCCTGACGTCGTCCCGGCAGGAGCGCCTGAAGAACATCGAGAACCTGCCGGCGCTGCTGACCGATCTCATCCCGACCTGGGGCACGGCCTCCGGCCGCCACGTCATCGTCAACTCGGCCGGCATCGACCGCCGCATCCTCGCCCGCATTCCCGTCGACAGCGATCGCTCGGGCAACGACCGTCTGCTCGACGCGATCACGACGGCGCAGATGCTGGCGGCGCCGCCCCGCGACAACGCCATCTCCGACATGACGCTGCCGAACGGCAACGCCGCGATGGCGACCTCGCGGCAGATCAAGTCGATGCCGGGCCTCGTCACCGTGATCCAGGAGCGCAACGAGCCGATCTGGGGCTCGGACGCCGCGCTCTCGGTGACGCTCTCGGCCACCACCGGCTTCGTCGTGCTGATCCTCGGTTTCGCCTTCCACTGGCAGTCGACCCGGGCCCGCGAGGGCGACCTCATCAACGACGCCGTGCGCGGCCGCATCGACACCGCGCTCAACCGCGGCCGCTGCGGCCTGTGGGACTGGGACCTGTCGCGCGGCCGGATCTTCTGGTCGCAGTCGATGTTCTCCATGCTCGGCCTCGACGGCCGCAACGAGCTCCTGACCTTCGGCGAGGTCAATGCGCTGGTAAAGTCCGACGACATCGACCTGTTCGAGATCGCCGACCAGCTCATCTCGGGTCAGATCGCTCACATCGACCAGACCTTCCGCATGCAGCATGTCGACGGCCACTGGATCTGGCTGCGCGTCCGCTGCGAGAAGACGCGCGGGGCGACCGATTCCAGCGTTCACCTGATCGGCATCGCCGTCGACATCACCGAGCAGAAGAGCCTCGCCGAGCGGACCGTCGAAGCCGACCTCCGGCTGCGCGACGCCATCGAGACCATTCCGGAAGCCTTCGTGCTGTGGGATGCGAGCGACCGCCTGGTGCTCTGCAACTCGCACTTCCAGCGCCTGCACAAACTGCCCGACTCGGCCGTCATTCCCGGCACCTCCTACGAGACCGTGCTGGAAGTCGGCCGCATGCCTGAGGTGCGCACCCGCCACAACGAGACTGCGAGCCGGGGCCCGGGCGCCCGCACCTTCGAGGCCCAGCTCGACGACGGCAGCTGGCTGCACATCAGCGAGCGCCGCACCAAGGACGGCGGCTACGTCTCGGTCGGCACCGACATCACCCGGATCAAGGAGCACGAGCAGAAGCTGGTCGACAACGATCTGCGCCTGCGTGCCACCGTCATCGACCTGAAGCGTTCGCAGGCAGCCCTCGAGCGCCAGACCAACGAGCTGGCCGATCTCGCCGAGAAATACCAGCGCGAGAAGACCCGCGCCGAGGAAGCCAATCAGACCAAGTCGAAATTCCTCGCCAATATGAGCCACGAGCTGCGCACGCCGCTCAACGCCATCATCGGCTTCTCCGAGATCATGGGCTCGGGCATGTTCGGTGAGCTCGGCAGCGAGAAGTACCAGGAATACTGCCACGACATCCTGACCAGCGGCCACTACCTGCTCGAGGTCATCAACGACATCCTCGACATGTCCAAGATCGAAGCCGGCCGCATGAAGCTCGACATGGAAGAGCTCGACCTCGCACAGACGCTTGCGGAGTCCCTGCGGGTCGTCACCGGCCGCGCCCAGGACAAGAATCTGACGGTCGATGCCGATATCGAGACATCCATCTCGGTCGTCGCCGACCGCCGCGCCACCAAGCAGATCATCGTCAACCTGCTCTCCAACGCGGTGAAGTTTACCCCCGACGGCGGCCGCATCGTGGTGCGCAGCCGGCAGCTCGACGACAGGATCGTGCTGATGATCGCCGACACCGGAATCGGGATCGCGCAGCATTCGCTGGCCCGGCTCGGCCGCCCGTTCGAGCAGGTCGAGAGCCAGCTCACCAAGACCTATCACGGCTCCGGCCTCGGGCTCGCGATCGCCCGCTCGCTGGCGCAGCTCCACGGCGGCTCGATGCGGCTGCGCTCGAAGATCAATGTGGGCACCGTTGTCCGCGTGACGCTGCCCCGCGATGCGATCAAGGCGGCGTCCGGGGTCTCGGTCGCGGCCTGAACCCTACAGCTGCAGCGACGGCGCGACCTCACGCGCGACATTGACCAGCGCGGCGATCAGCGGGGTCATCGGATCGCGCTGCGGGATCACCATGCCGATGCTGTAATTGACGTCGGGATCGGTGATCGGGATCGAACGCACCGTGTCGGACAGGCCGAGTGTCTCGGCCAGCTTGGCCGGCATCACGCTCGCCCAGCGTCCGGTCTTCACATGCGTGAACAGCACGAGCAGCGAGTTCGACGTCAAGGTCGGCGTCGCCTCCGCGCCGACCGAACGCAACGCGCGGTCGATGATGCGGCGGTTCTGCATGTCGGGCGTGAGCAGGCACAGCGGCACCTGCCCGACCTCCTTCCACGTCACCGTCTCGCGGTCACCGAACATGCCGTCGGGCGCGGTGAGCAGGCGGTAGGTCTCGCTGTAGAGTGGAATGGTGCGTACCTTGCCGATCGGCTCGTTCTCGATATAGGTCAGCCCCGCATCGACCTCGAGATTTTCCAGCAGTCCCAGCACCTCCGACGAGGTGGTGGAGCGGATGCTGAAGCGCACCTCGGGATGCCGCGCGCGGAACGGCGTTGTCAGCGCGGCGACCATGCCGAGCACGGTCGGGATCGCGGCGATGCGGATCTCGCCGGAGAGCTGATGCTTCAGCCCGTTGATCTCGTCACGCATCGCGCGGGCATCGCCCACGATCCGCCGCGCCCAGTCCAGCGCCCGCTCGCCTTCGGGCGTAAAGCCCTGAAAGCGTGAGCCGCGCTGGACCAGCATCACGCCGAGGATTTCCTCGAGCTGCTTCAGCCCGGTCGACATGGTCGGCTGCGTCACGCCGCAGGCCTCAGCCGCGCGTCCGAAATGCCGCTCCTTCGCCAGTGCCAGCAGCAATTCAAGTTTGTCGATCAACCGGACGTCCCCTCGGATTTTGCCGTGGCATGCAAGCTAGCACGGCCCATCCCTGCCAACACGCAAAAACCGCCCCGCAGAGCGGCGTCGATTGCAATTTCGCATCGTTCGATCGCGGTTGCAAATCGATCTGAATTCGCAATCGCCGCATGAGACAGCTTTATTGATCTTCGAACGATTCCAAATAGTTTGCGAGGAAGGGACGCTCAATCCGAGAATGATGAATGACAG includes:
- a CDS encoding cation diffusion facilitator family transporter, with protein sequence MTSQHSKTSVAAISIFASGGMAAAKFAVGIAIGSLALISEALHSSIDLVATIITWAVVRVSDKPADDEHHYGHGKLESISALGVTALLYVLAGGILVESYSRLREGTSPPTISAVPFVVLVIDIVVNFWRARALHRAARETGSQALAADALHFASDVMGSFAVIAGLILAALGFWWGDAAAAAAVAVMIALLGLRMAGSTVQTLVDRAPEGAHEKATAAIRSVPGVIDVERLRVRMVGATTFIDTIAKVPRTYPIDRVEEIKRKAQAAVETAFGDTDLTFTAVPVARDNETVRDRIMVIAHNSGLAVHHVTVHELGTTQDLGAKLIVSIDLEVDARMQLDAAHEVANTLERNIQEEFGADVEVDVHIEPLEPELPFGVDAASERVQTIAAALTEYAAGGEIHDIHNVRVRDTEGGEIVNFHCRAAPSMSVIKVHEHVDAIERALRRAFPSVKRVISHAEPPRA
- a CDS encoding PAS domain-containing sensor histidine kinase; translated protein: MARADAANACVQSDSIKGLAQSIAKPAYHRLLIAEPALRRAVPTLIIAFLITICLGAFVQVVDQTRQKRLVIRHDISALADLLAERLDRLTSSRQERLKNIENLPALLTDLIPTWGTASGRHVIVNSAGIDRRILARIPVDSDRSGNDRLLDAITTAQMLAAPPRDNAISDMTLPNGNAAMATSRQIKSMPGLVTVIQERNEPIWGSDAALSVTLSATTGFVVLILGFAFHWQSTRAREGDLINDAVRGRIDTALNRGRCGLWDWDLSRGRIFWSQSMFSMLGLDGRNELLTFGEVNALVKSDDIDLFEIADQLISGQIAHIDQTFRMQHVDGHWIWLRVRCEKTRGATDSSVHLIGIAVDITEQKSLAERTVEADLRLRDAIETIPEAFVLWDASDRLVLCNSHFQRLHKLPDSAVIPGTSYETVLEVGRMPEVRTRHNETASRGPGARTFEAQLDDGSWLHISERRTKDGGYVSVGTDITRIKEHEQKLVDNDLRLRATVIDLKRSQAALERQTNELADLAEKYQREKTRAEEANQTKSKFLANMSHELRTPLNAIIGFSEIMGSGMFGELGSEKYQEYCHDILTSGHYLLEVINDILDMSKIEAGRMKLDMEELDLAQTLAESLRVVTGRAQDKNLTVDADIETSISVVADRRATKQIIVNLLSNAVKFTPDGGRIVVRSRQLDDRIVLMIADTGIGIAQHSLARLGRPFEQVESQLTKTYHGSGLGLAIARSLAQLHGGSMRLRSKINVGTVVRVTLPRDAIKAASGVSVAA
- a CDS encoding LysR family transcriptional regulator, encoding MIDKLELLLALAKERHFGRAAEACGVTQPTMSTGLKQLEEILGVMLVQRGSRFQGFTPEGERALDWARRIVGDARAMRDEINGLKHQLSGEIRIAAIPTVLGMVAALTTPFRARHPEVRFSIRSTTSSEVLGLLENLEVDAGLTYIENEPIGKVRTIPLYSETYRLLTAPDGMFGDRETVTWKEVGQVPLCLLTPDMQNRRIIDRALRSVGAEATPTLTSNSLLVLFTHVKTGRWASVMPAKLAETLGLSDTVRSIPITDPDVNYSIGMVIPQRDPMTPLIAALVNVAREVAPSLQL
- a CDS encoding zinc-binding dehydrogenase; this encodes MKAYVYGADGARISDVAQPKPKGTQVLVRVRACGLNRADTGMRKGHAHGAAGGVGTVLGMEWAGEVAELGPDAKGVKVGDRIMGSGGAAFAEYTLADHGRLFRAPSNMNFEEAATLPVALATMHNAVVTVGGVQPGQSVLIQGASSGVGLMAMQIAKLKGAKLVIGSSTDAYRRDRLTDYGADLAVDSSDPKWVDEVLKATGGDGVDLIVDQVSGQVANQNLAATKILGRIVNVGRLGGTHADFNFDLHAARRISYIGVTFRTRTIEEVREIFDEVRKDIWGAVESRKLQLPIDKVYAFDDIDQAFAHMEANKHLGKIVVTV
- a CDS encoding NAD(P)H-dependent flavin oxidoreductase, with product MLQTRFTRLVGVEHPIVQGGMQWVGRAELVAAVANAGALGFITALTQPTPEDLRKEIARCRDLTDKPFGVNLTILPAIKPPPYAEYRAAIIESGITVVETAGNKPQEHVDEFKKHGVKVVHKCTSVRHALSAERMGVDAISIDGFECAGHPGEDDTPGLILIPAAANKIKIPMIASGGFADARGLVAALALGAEGINMGTRFMATKESPIHQLIKEKIVANDERDTELIFRTMRNTSRVARNAISTKVVAMEKEGAKFEDIRELVAGARGKMVYATGDSDEGIWSAGQVQGLIQDIPSCAELVSRIVREAEAIIRGRLEGMIVHPTAQAAE
- a CDS encoding IS110 family transposase, which translates into the protein MELSFVGIDVSKDRLDVHVRPSGEMFAVTRDGKGLESLVERLLELKPTLVAVEATGGFETIVAAAVAGASIPLAVVNPAQIRNFAQAAGKRAKTDPIDAAVIAHFADALRPEPRELPDQEARLLAEMVSRRRQIIEMKTAEGQREKRASNVRIRKGLQRHIAMLQKELDAIDRDIETMVRGSPVWRAKEDLLASVPGIGNIVARTLLAELPELGRLSRREIASLAGLAPYTRQSGRWRGKSMIGGGRASVRTVLHMAALVASRCNLALKTFYQRLLSAGKPKMVALVAVARKLLITLNAIIRDNRPWQNA